GCTCCGTTCGTGTAGGTGCAGAGTCTCTTACTCAGCGATAAGTCGCGTTCGCTCATtataaattaaacttcaaGCTAACCAGTTGCAAACGGTGCGCGATCGCCGACAACAGAGGCAGTGTTAGTCGCCATCGCCACTATGGCAAACCGACGCTTAGTTTTACTGGTCACGGTAATCTGTGCTATCATCTGTGCCACTGCCGGCCATCCAGCCGGGAACTCCGGTTTCAAAAGGCCCAAACGTTGTGGCTATGAGGTAAGTGGTATTTTGTTTGGTGCGTTTGGAGTGTACTCATTGCATGTGATTTAGGCCTGTCCCGCTCCCAAAGAGGGAATGCTGAACGTCCACTTGGTTCCTCATAGCCACGACGATGTCGGATGGCTGAAGACGGTCGATCAGTACTATTATGGAAGTGAGTTGAAGCATTGTCTTAACTGCCTCGATAGTTCTAGCATTCTAAACAATTCCGTCTTCTCTTCACGGAGGTCGCAGCAACATTCAGAAAGCGGGAGTGCAGTACATTTTGGATTCGGTAGTCGAGGAACTGCTGAAGGATTCGAAACGACGCTTCATCTACGTGGAATCCGCTTTCATGCAGAAGTGGTACAAAGAGCAAACCCCTAAAGTGAAGAGGCAGGTCAAAATGCTGGTTGATGAGGGTCGTTTGGAGTTCATTGGCGGTGCGTGGAGTATGAACGATGAGGCGGCAGCCCATTACCACAGCATCGTGGATCAGTTCACTTGGGGCTTACGCTTCCTGAACGAAACGTTTGGCGATTGTGCACGTCCGCGAATCGGATGGCAGATCGATCCGTTTGGACACTCGCGTGAACAGGCATCCTTGTTCGCACAGATGGGCTACGATGGGATGTTCTTTGCCCGGCTCGACTACCAGGATAAGAACCACCGGATGGCAACCCAGACACCGGAAATGGTGTGGCACACCAGTAGCAGCTTGGCGAACAGCGATCTGTTCACGAGTGTGCTGTATAACCACTACTCGGCTCCACCGGGCTtctgtttcgatgttttgtgcAACGATGACCCAATGATTGACGACAACTCCAGCACTGATAACAACGTGAAAGATAGGGTCAgtaaactctctctctctctctctccgtgaaGACTATATGACATTAACCGGTTCCGCAATTCTCGTTTCAGATTGATACTTTTATAACGTGGTTGGAGAAAATGGCCGAATCTTACCGGTCGAAGAACTTGATTCTTACCATGGGCGATGATTTCAACTACATGAACGCTGTGATGAACTTCAAAAATATGGATAAACTTATCAAGTATGTAAACACTTATTGAGAAAACATTGCAATAGTTCCAGGTTTTGAGACCCACATACCTTACAGATACACTAATGCGCGTCAAGTGGAAGGATCGTTGGTGAACGCGTTCTACTCCACACCTTCCTGCTATTTGAAGGCCGTCCATGAGGCTAACATTGAGTGGCCAACAAAGTCCGATGACTTCTTCCCTTACGAATCTGATTACCATTCCTTCTGGACGGGTTACTTCACTTCCCGACCGACGCAGAAACGCTACGAACGTGAAGGAA
This region of Anopheles bellator unplaced genomic scaffold, idAnoBellAS_SP24_06.2 scaffold01834_ctg1, whole genome shotgun sequence genomic DNA includes:
- the LOC131214674 gene encoding lysosomal alpha-mannosidase-like — protein: MANRRLVLLVTVICAIICATAGHPAGNSGFKRPKRCGYEACPAPKEGMLNVHLVPHSHDDVGWLKTVDQYYYGSRSNIQKAGVQYILDSVVEELLKDSKRRFIYVESAFMQKWYKEQTPKVKRQVKMLVDEGRLEFIGGAWSMNDEAAAHYHSIVDQFTWGLRFLNETFGDCARPRIGWQIDPFGHSREQASLFAQMGYDGMFFARLDYQDKNHRMATQTPEMVWHTSSSLANSDLFTSVLYNHYSAPPGFCFDVLCNDDPMIDDNSSTDNNVKDRIDTFITWLEKMAESYRSKNLILTMGDDFNYMNAVMNFKNMDKLIKYTNARQVEGSLVNAFYSTPSCYLKAVHEANIEWPTKSDDFFPYESDYHSFWTGYFTSRPTQKRYEREGNHFLQVCKQLSAIAPTKEDFFEDHLTSLREVMGVMQHHDAITGTEKQHVADDYNRMLYVAFEACSANTRSVLNQLTGERENFQFDWNYCRNQNISACETTESFENLLVLLYNPLAHSTDDFVRLPVKE